The following is a genomic window from Alkaliphilus sp. B6464.
TACTCTTTCTGTATGGATTTGAGCTAATATAGCTTCTGCAAATATAGTACCCATTCCAAAAAAAGCGCTAATCCACATCCAAAATACTGCACCAGGACCTCCAGTTGCCATCGCGGTGGCAACTCCAGCTAAGTTACCTGTTCCTACTTGAGCAGCTATTGCAGTTGTTAAGGCCTGATATGAAGACATACCATCTTCGTTAGCCTTGGAGCTTTTTTTAAACATACCTCCAAATGTTTCGTTCCAAGCAAGCTTAAACTTTCTAACTTGAATTACACGAAGCTTAATAGTAAATAAAATTCCGGTACCTAGAAGGAAAAATAACATAATAGGTCCCCATAAAACGCCATTAATTTTACTAATGATTTGTAATAAGTCCATCTAATAGCCTCCCCTTAGTTTAAAATTGTTTAATAGGTGCCTGTTAAAATAAAGTAAGAAATTATGTCTGTGCACTTTTCAAGTTTATGATACAATATTGTTAAAAAAATATCAAGTACAAAATATTCTAACTAAATCTATTTAATTCGAAATAGCTATGAGAACATACAATTATCAGTCTTTATTATAATGATTTATATAAAATATTCTTCTAGTAATAATTAAAATTGGAATATCTATGATATAATAAATTAGATGCAGTAATCAATTATCTATTTTTACTAAGGGTTATAAATATGTTTTAAATTATAATTGTAGCTAAATAAGGGGATGATAATTATGATTTATAGCAGGGTTACTGCTGTTGTACTATACTCAGGATTAATAGAAAGTAAAACAGACCACATATTTGTTATAGCATGTGATATGCCTTTTATTAATACTAAATTAAGTGAATATATGGTTGACTTATTACAGGATGAAGATGTTATAATTCCTTTTGTAGATGGACACTATCAACCACTCTATGCAATATATGGTAAGTGATGTATACCAGAGTTTGAAAAATTGTTTCAAAGAAGGTGGTATAAGATTATAGATGCTTTTCAAGATTTAAAGATTAGAAAAATAACTAGGGAAGAGGTTTTAGAACTGGATTCTTCTATGTTATGTTTTGAGAACGTTAATACTTACGAACAGTATTCACGTCTAAAAGATGCTTTTGATTAAAATGATCGAATATTTCGACTACATAAAATAACATACTATTATATTGGAGGTAAAATTATGGAGGTTGTTTCTGGACAAGGAAAAATAAGAATTTCTAATGATGTTATTATGCTAATTGCTAAGAAATCAGTGGAGGAAGTAGACGGAGTTGTTTCATTTAGTGGTGGACTGCCTGTAGGCATAACGGAGTTTTTCAGTAAAAATACTGCTACGAAGAAAGGAGTAAAGATTAAAAATGAAGAAACACAAGTAGTTATAAATCTTTCGGTAGTAGTGAAATATGGAGTTATTATTCCTGAAGTGATAAAAGCAGTACAAGGCAAGGTAAAGAAGTCTATTGAAGCCATGACAGATATTGAAGTAGGAAAAGTGAACGTATTTGTTCAAGATATTCAACTATAGATAAAAAAAGGTATAAATAATAAAGAAACAGGCTCTAGATGAGCCTGTTTCTTTATTATTTATCTCTTAGCAATCTTCCATTTCCATATGATGTTTACAATGGCAATGCATCATTTTATGTCTATATGCCTCAGTTTTATTCATTGCAGCCATGTACATATGCATACAGAACATTTTCTCCATGTGATGGAGCATTTCTTTATCACATTTTTCCATTGGCATAGGCATTGGTGGACAAGGCATTGGCATATGTCCAGGCATACCGTGCATTGGTGGGCAAGGCATAGGCATAGGGCATGGATGAGGCATACCGTGCATTGGTGGGCAAGGCATAGGCATAGGGCATGGATGAGGCATACCATGCATTGGTGGACAAGGCATAGGCATAGGCATTGGCATTGGGTCAGGCATAGGCATTGGGTCAGGCATAGGCATAGGCATAGGCATATGTCCAGGCATACCGTTCATTGGCTGATAAGGCATTACCATATCTTCATCGTTACAACCACATAACATATTATTTCCAAATATTTCCACAAAATAACCTCCTCAACTAAAATATAATTAACTCCTTTAATTACAAGATATGTATCGAGGAGGAATTTTGTTACTTTTTTTAATAATAAAAAGGTAGTATGCTCGTAAGCAATACTACCTTTTTATTATTTATTAGATTCTACGTATTCAACTATGTCTCCGATATTTTTAAAGCTTTCAGCTTCTTCATCAGGAATTTCTACACCAAACTCGTCTTCAATAGCCATAATGATTTCTACTGCGTCTAGAGAGTCAGCTTCTAAATCACTCATTAGAGAAGTCGTAGAAGTTATAGACTCAACATCATCAACGCCTAATTGATCAGCAACAATTTCTTTAACTTTTTGTAATACCATATGTAATTCCTCCTTAATATACTTTACTTATTTATTATTATAATCAAAAAGTCCAATTTTAGAATACCATAAAACATTTTGTTTGTGTATATATTATTTATTAAAAGTTTAATAAATATGGATCTTATTATCAATTGAAAATAAAAGCCGAATAGAAAATACTGATTTTTAAGGGTTTACAAATTAGATATAGTTACATATAATGATGATATATATTTCAATTGATAATAGGAGGTATTATTTATGATGAATGAAAAACAATCTAAAACTAAGGAAATTAATAGAATAATAATTATAACTATTGCTCTAAATATATTGTTGCTAATTATTAAGGTAGTAGCAGGCATACAATCTAATAGTACTGCATTAATAGCGGATGGTCTTCATTCTGGGTCTGATGTAATAACATCTATAGGAGTTATTATAGGAATAGCAATGGCTCAAAAACCTAGGGATGAAATGCATCACTATGGTCATGAAAAGATCGAAGTAATAGTAACGTTTATATTGGCAATAATACTGATTTATATAGGTGGAAAAATTGGATACAGTGCACTTATAGCTGTAATAAAAAAGGAACAGGTATATTTTAGTTATTTTGCTCTGTTTGCAGCCTTCATCTCCGTAATTGTTAAGGAAATACAATATCAGGTTTCATTTAGAGTAGGTACTAGAGAGCAAAGCACTGCTTTAATAGCTGATGCGTGGCATCATCGTTCAGATGCTCTTTCTTCAATAGCTTCATTCATTGGAATATTAGGAGCAAAGTACGGGGTATATATTTTGGATGCTTTAGCAGGCTTAGTTGTTTCCGCAATCGTAATAAAAGTCGGTATTCAAATATTTATAGATTGCTTTCAACAACTAATAGATGTATCTATACATCTTGATGAAATAGATAGTGTAAAGGAAATCATAATGAATGAAGCTTATATTAAGAATGTGAGTGATATACGAACTCGTAAGCATGGATCAAAGGTTTTTGTGGATATCAGAATATGTGTAGATCCTCACATTAATGTATACGAAGGACATGAGGTTGCAGAAAGAGTGGAAAGTATAATTAAGACAGAAATAGGAAATATAAAGGATGTAATTGTACATGTGGACCCATATTGTGTTAATAGTGAAGATGGACCAAATTGCAAAGGAAGTAGTTGCGATTGTTAACTAGATTAACACTGTGTTAAATTATTTAACATGGATTTAACATTCCCATAACATTTCATTAACCAAAAGAATAATCTAATGCATTAATATAATGAAGGATATATTATACTAATAGACAAAATGTTGTGATGGGAGGATTTTTAATGGAAATCTTTTTTGGTATAGTTGGAGGGCTGGGGTTATTTCTTTACGGAATGACCATTATGAGCACGGGACTTCAGAAAGCTGCAGGTAATAAGTTAAAATCTATTATTAGTATGCTTACTAGTAATAGATTTATGGCTGTTACCGTTGGTGCTATTATAACTATGATCGTCCAAAGTAGTAGTGCTACTACTGTTATGGTAGTTGGTTTTGTTAATGCTGGAATGATGAATCTGGCTCAGGCTGTAGGAGTTATTATGGGATCTAACATTGGGACAACCATCACAGCTCAAATAATTACATTTAAAATTGATAAATATGCACCACTTATTATAGGACTTGCTGTAGCAGTTTGGTTATTCACTAATAATAGGAAAGTTAAACAATTTGCAGAAGCCTTTATTGGTTTTGGTATCTTATTTTTAGGTATGAAATTTATGGGAGATGCATTAAAACCGCTAGGGGAATATGAGGGTTTTAGAAATCTTTTAGTAAGCTTTGGACAACATCCATTTTTAGGTATCTTAGCTGGATTTGCGATTACAGTGGCTGTTCAAAGTAGTAGTGCATCTACAGGTATACTATTGGCTTTATCTTCCCAAGGACTAATCCCTATTTCATCCGGATTACCTATTTTATTTGGTATTAATATTGGTACAACTATAACAGCGCTACTTTCAAGTATAGGGGCTAACGGTACTGCTAAAAGAGCTGCAGCAGTCCATGTTATGTTTAACTTATTTGGAACTATAATCTTTATTGTTTTCTTGCAAGGACCATTATATTGGGCAATTACTATGATAGATCCAGGAACTACTGCATATGCTGTTTCAAGACAAATTGCCAATGCCCATACAATATTTAATATTGTAAATACAATTATTATGTTCCCTTTTATTGGGTTACTAGTTAGGCTTGCTACTAAGATTATTCCTGGAGAAGAAGATAAAGGAGAAGGAATTAAATATATTGATGAACGTATTTTAGAGACACCTCCAATTGCTTTAGCTAGTGCTATGAAAGAGACTCTTCATATGGGTAATGTGGCTAGAGAATCTTTAGAAAGTGCATTAGAAGGATTTTACAATAAAGATCAAAAGAAAATAGACGAAACAATGCGGATAGAAAAAGTGGTTAATGAAATGGAACGAGAACTTGCTGCATACTTAGTAAAATTATCTAATACTGATATTTCTGTGGAGAACAGAGAAACTGTAGATGGACTTTTTAATACAATCAATGATATTGAAAGAGTAGGAGATCACGCTGAAAACTTAGCAGAGTTGGCGCAATTTACTATAGATAATCATTTGGTGTTTTCTGAAACAGCTATGGATGAATTAAGACAGATGTCTGGATTAGTTTTACAGGCATATATAGACTCTTTAACAGCCTTAAAGTCTTTAGACGGGGGATTAGCTATGAAGGTAGTTAAAACGGAAGGACGTATAGACTATTTAGAGAAGACTCTAAGGGCAAACCATATTGGTAGACTAAGTGCCCAACAATGTATTCCAAGTTCAGGTATTATCTTTTTAGATATCATTAGTAATTTAGAGCGTATTGCAGATCATGCCTCTAATATTGCTATGGCTGTAATGGATAAAATTAAAGCTGTAAAGTAGTGTGGTTCGTTAACTATACTTTAAGCTTTTAACTAAAAATAAAGGTCCATGGGGATTTGCTTACTCATGGACCTTTATTTTTAAAAAGATTTCAAGTGTTTCTAGGATTATTAGTTGATAAGTAATCTGTAGATTTACAGTATTTTATGTGCTTGAGATTTTTAACACAGATTTAAAAATTAAGTAGGTGGGAGTCGATGTGACGGTATCTGACGCATTTCACCATATTTAATGTTACGGTTTTGTAATTCATTTCGACAATTATTCCTTTATAATAGTAATTGAAATAATTATTATAATTACTTACATAATGTGAAGTAAGTTAAGGGGGAAGGACTAGAATGAAAAAATGGATATTTCTTATTGTCGTAGTAAGTATTTTAAGTATGTTATTTGTAGGCTGCACAACAGTTGGTGCGGTAAACCTCCCGGTCGATTTAAATGATGATGAAAAGCAAATCGAAAATATTCCCCCGGATAAAATTGAAGGCATAGATGATAATAAAATAAATGATGAGGAAAAAACGAATCAAGATGAAATAAATGTAGAAATTGAAATAGATGAGAAAAATAATAATGATAAAATAAATGATACAGCTAATCAATCAGAAAGTGAAAATAAAGCAGATCAAGATAAAAAGCCAGACATTGTAGATTCTAAAATTCATTACTCAGGGGACGGTAGCAAAAAATTAGTTGCCCTTACCTTTGATGATGGACCAGAATCCAAATATACTTCGCAAATTATGGATATATTAGATCAATATAATATTAAAGCTACATTCTTTGTTATAGGACAAAATGCTGAAAAATATCCTGAAGTATTAAAGAGTATTCATGGAAAGGGTCATGAAATAGGTAACCATAGTTGGAGTCATAAATATTTCCCAAAGCTATCGAAGAAAGAAGTAGAAAAGGAGATATTAATGACCGAGGAATTGATAACAGATATACTAGGTGAGCATAGTGCATTATTCAGACCTCCCTATGGTGCACTTAAAAAGCAAGGAATAGAATTTGTTAACTCTTTAGGATATAACGTTGTTAACTGGTCAGTAGACACTAGAGATTGGGCTGGAACATCGGGTGAACAGATGATGAAATATGTACAGCAGCAATTAAAGCCGGGTGGGATTGTTTTAATGCATAATGCAGGTAATCCAAAATCAGTAAAAAATACTGTAGATACATTACCCAAAATGATAGAGTGGATTAAAGAACAGGGATATGAGTTTGTTACTGTTTCTGAGATATTAGATTTATAAAATTTTTAAAAAATAAGCCAAAATAAATCCTTAAAAAAGGATTTATTTTTTTATAAAAATTTAGAAAGTTAAATGAAAAATAACTTTAAATTATAAAAATTGAATATTTGAATCATTATGGGAGAAAATAAAAATAGTTTGATCTTCGGTGTGCCGCTAAGAGCTTTCACTTTATACAAGTGAGAGATCAAACACTACATCCTCGGAATAAAAGTCGTCAAATCAAGTTTTCTTTATCGAAAGGGGTATATTATGGCTAGAGAAGAAAAAACAAGATTGATAATTATCGGTGGTGGCGAAGATAAAAGGGCTGATAAGGAAATACTTAAGGAAATTGTTTATTTATCTGGCGAAAAAAATGCCCATATTGCTGTAGTTACCACAGCTACAAACTACCCTTTAGAGGTTGGAGAAGAATATAAAAGGATTTTTTATGAATTAGGTGCAGATAAAGTAGAAACAATTAATATTGTATGCAGAAAGGAAGCGAATAGAAGGCAAATAACTAGAACCTTGGAAGAAACAACTTGCATTTTTTTTGTTGGTGGAGATCAGCTTAGAATTTCAAGTATACTAGGAGGAACAGAATTTCATAATCAGATTAAACGTAGGTTAGAAGAAGGAGTAATTATTGCTGGAACCAGTGCAGGTGCTTCTATGATGAGTGAGGTAATGGTAGTAGATGGAGAGGAAGAGGATGCCCCAAGAAAATGCACTTTGAAAATGGCTCCTGGAATGGGTTTGTTGGAAGAGGTAATAATTGATCAGCATTTTAACCAAAGAGGTAGGATAGGTAGACTATTAGGGGCTGTTGCACAAAATCCGCAAACTATTGGTATCGGAATAGATGAAGATACAGCAATTATAGTTAGTGACACAAGAGAAATAAGTGTAATAGGTTCTGGTGTAGTAACTATAGTTGATGGCAGAGAAATTGACTACACTAATATTTCAGAACAATATCCTAATGAACCTTTAGCTATTACTAATGTTAAAATTGATATTTTGCCAACGGGATATGGATATAATCTGTTGAATAGACAAGCAATTACCCAGTTTGACATAGATAAAAAATAATATAATAGTATACAAGAAAGTACTCTTTAAAAAGATTTGAAAGTTAATATTTTGAAATACATTACGGAAATTATAGCTTATCAACAATTTCGTAGGGTACATAATTTCCTATGTGTGATAAGGTAAGTCATACTAAAATAAATGGTGACCTAAATTGTTTGAGGAGGACCGTAAATGAAATTATTAAGTACTAGGGTATATTCCGGGAGAAATATATATAGTCATTGGCCTGTAGTTAGGGCAGATGTAAATTTAGGTAAATATGTGGATATACCAACTTGTGACATAGAAAATTTTAATGAGAGGCTGCTATCTATGTTGCCAGGATTAAAAAAACACAAATGCTCTAAGGGCTATATTAATGGATTTTATGAAAGACTAGAAAGAGGAACTTATTTAGCTCATGTAATGGAACATATGGCCTTGGAGATTCAAAATATATTAGGATATGATGTAAAATTTGGAAAAACAAGATACTTACGAGATGATACAGTATATTTCATGGTATTTTCTTATATTAATGAGGTTGTAGGATTAGAATCTGCAAAACTGGCTTTTGATATAATAGACGGTTTGCTAAATAACAAGGAAATAGATATAAATGAACGTTTATTCTATATTCAAACAAAGGCCAATGAAAATGAACTAGGACCTAGTACATCGGCTATTGTTGAAGAAGCACAAAAAAGGAAAATACCTACAATGCGTATTGGTGAAAACAGCATAGTACAGTTGGGATATGGCAAGTATCATAAAAAGATACAAGCTACTATGACAGATCGAACTAGTTGTATGTCAGTAGATATAGCATGTGACAAGGAACTTACTAATTATATTTTAAGAGCCCATGGGTTACCAGTACCAGAAGGTAAGGTTGTTACTACTTTGGATGAAGCAATTGTTGAAGCGGAGAAATTAGGACTACCTGTGGTTGTAAAACCTTATAATGGTAATCAAGGCAAAGGGGTTTCTTTAAATCTTTCTTCTAAGCTTGAAATAGGTAGAGCTTTTAAAATAGCTAAACAGTATAGTGACAGAATTTTAATAGAAAAATTTGTTGACGGAAAACACTATAGAATCGCAGTAGTAGGAAACGAAGTAATTGCAGCTTCTGAAAGAATAGCAGCTCATATCATAGGTAATGGTATTAATACTATTAAGGAGCTTATAGATATAGAAAATAGAAATCCATTAAGAGGAGAAGGTCATCAAAAACCTTTAACTAAAATTAAAATTGATGATGTTATGCTCTTGATTCTAGATAAAGTAAAAATGAATCTTACCAGTATACCCAAGGATGGAGAAATAGTTTATCTTAGAGAAAACGATAATTTAAGTACAGGTGGAATCGCTATAGATGTTACAGATGAGGTACATCCTAATAATATCAAATTGGCATTAAGGGCAGCTCAAATTATAGGACTTGATGTAGCTGGTATTGATATTACTGCTAAAGATATTAGTAAATCTATTGTAGAAAATGATGGTGTTATTATTGAGGTGAACGCTTGCCCAGGCATAAGAATGCATCATTATCCTTCTAAGGGTCAGCCACGAAATGTAGCAAAAGCTATTGTGGATTTATTATTTCCACCTGGAGTTAAGCACTCTATACCTGTAATATCTGTCACTGGTACTAATGGAAAGACTACAACAACAAGAATGATCGCGAAAATACTTAGAAGTAATAATATGACTGTTGGTATGACTAGTACGGGTGGCATATATATTAATGATGATCTAATAGTACAAGGAGATACTACAGGACCTAGAAGTGCAGAAGTTATTTTAATGGATAAAAATATAGATGTAGCTATTTTAGAGACAGCCAGAGGCGGTATAGTAAATAAAGGATTAGGATATGACCTAGCAGACGTCGGATTAATTACTAATATTGGAGATGACCATATAGGAATAGATAGTATAAATACATTAGAAGATATGGCTGATGTTAAATCTCTTATTGTAGAAGCTGTTAAAC
Proteins encoded in this region:
- the mobA gene encoding molybdenum cofactor guanylyltransferase, with amino-acid sequence MIYSRVTAVVLYSGLIESKTDHIFVIACDMPFINTKLSEYMVDLLQDEDVIIPFVDGHYQPLYAIYGK
- a CDS encoding Asp23/Gls24 family envelope stress response protein, whose translation is MEVVSGQGKIRISNDVIMLIAKKSVEEVDGVVSFSGGLPVGITEFFSKNTATKKGVKIKNEETQVVINLSVVVKYGVIIPEVIKAVQGKVKKSIEAMTDIEVGKVNVFVQDIQL
- the acpP gene encoding acyl carrier protein; the protein is MVLQKVKEIVADQLGVDDVESITSTTSLMSDLEADSLDAVEIIMAIEDEFGVEIPDEEAESFKNIGDIVEYVESNK
- a CDS encoding cation diffusion facilitator family transporter, coding for MMNEKQSKTKEINRIIIITIALNILLLIIKVVAGIQSNSTALIADGLHSGSDVITSIGVIIGIAMAQKPRDEMHHYGHEKIEVIVTFILAIILIYIGGKIGYSALIAVIKKEQVYFSYFALFAAFISVIVKEIQYQVSFRVGTREQSTALIADAWHHRSDALSSIASFIGILGAKYGVYILDALAGLVVSAIVIKVGIQIFIDCFQQLIDVSIHLDEIDSVKEIIMNEAYIKNVSDIRTRKHGSKVFVDIRICVDPHINVYEGHEVAERVESIIKTEIGNIKDVIVHVDPYCVNSEDGPNCKGSSCDC
- a CDS encoding Na/Pi cotransporter family protein, which gives rise to MEIFFGIVGGLGLFLYGMTIMSTGLQKAAGNKLKSIISMLTSNRFMAVTVGAIITMIVQSSSATTVMVVGFVNAGMMNLAQAVGVIMGSNIGTTITAQIITFKIDKYAPLIIGLAVAVWLFTNNRKVKQFAEAFIGFGILFLGMKFMGDALKPLGEYEGFRNLLVSFGQHPFLGILAGFAITVAVQSSSASTGILLALSSQGLIPISSGLPILFGINIGTTITALLSSIGANGTAKRAAAVHVMFNLFGTIIFIVFLQGPLYWAITMIDPGTTAYAVSRQIANAHTIFNIVNTIIMFPFIGLLVRLATKIIPGEEDKGEGIKYIDERILETPPIALASAMKETLHMGNVARESLESALEGFYNKDQKKIDETMRIEKVVNEMERELAAYLVKLSNTDISVENRETVDGLFNTINDIERVGDHAENLAELAQFTIDNHLVFSETAMDELRQMSGLVLQAYIDSLTALKSLDGGLAMKVVKTEGRIDYLEKTLRANHIGRLSAQQCIPSSGIIFLDIISNLERIADHASNIAMAVMDKIKAVK
- a CDS encoding polysaccharide deacetylase family protein is translated as MKKWIFLIVVVSILSMLFVGCTTVGAVNLPVDLNDDEKQIENIPPDKIEGIDDNKINDEEKTNQDEINVEIEIDEKNNNDKINDTANQSESENKADQDKKPDIVDSKIHYSGDGSKKLVALTFDDGPESKYTSQIMDILDQYNIKATFFVIGQNAEKYPEVLKSIHGKGHEIGNHSWSHKYFPKLSKKEVEKEILMTEELITDILGEHSALFRPPYGALKKQGIEFVNSLGYNVVNWSVDTRDWAGTSGEQMMKYVQQQLKPGGIVLMHNAGNPKSVKNTVDTLPKMIEWIKEQGYEFVTVSEILDL
- a CDS encoding cyanophycinase translates to MAREEKTRLIIIGGGEDKRADKEILKEIVYLSGEKNAHIAVVTTATNYPLEVGEEYKRIFYELGADKVETINIVCRKEANRRQITRTLEETTCIFFVGGDQLRISSILGGTEFHNQIKRRLEEGVIIAGTSAGASMMSEVMVVDGEEEDAPRKCTLKMAPGMGLLEEVIIDQHFNQRGRIGRLLGAVAQNPQTIGIGIDEDTAIIVSDTREISVIGSGVVTIVDGREIDYTNISEQYPNEPLAITNVKIDILPTGYGYNLLNRQAITQFDIDKK
- the cphA gene encoding cyanophycin synthetase, with product MKLLSTRVYSGRNIYSHWPVVRADVNLGKYVDIPTCDIENFNERLLSMLPGLKKHKCSKGYINGFYERLERGTYLAHVMEHMALEIQNILGYDVKFGKTRYLRDDTVYFMVFSYINEVVGLESAKLAFDIIDGLLNNKEIDINERLFYIQTKANENELGPSTSAIVEEAQKRKIPTMRIGENSIVQLGYGKYHKKIQATMTDRTSCMSVDIACDKELTNYILRAHGLPVPEGKVVTTLDEAIVEAEKLGLPVVVKPYNGNQGKGVSLNLSSKLEIGRAFKIAKQYSDRILIEKFVDGKHYRIAVVGNEVIAASERIAAHIIGNGINTIKELIDIENRNPLRGEGHQKPLTKIKIDDVMLLILDKVKMNLTSIPKDGEIVYLRENDNLSTGGIAIDVTDEVHPNNIKLALRAAQIIGLDVAGIDITAKDISKSIVENDGVIIEVNACPGIRMHHYPSKGQPRNVAKAIVDLLFPPGVKHSIPVISVTGTNGKTTTTRMIAKILRSNNMTVGMTSTGGIYINDDLIVQGDTTGPRSAEVILMDKNIDVAILETARGGIVNKGLGYDLADVGLITNIGDDHIGIDSINTLEDMADVKSLIVEAVKPDGYSIINGDDIYAERIAKRARGNIIYFSQNPDNKLIVQHKYNGKKAVYLKENIIYIFNGEKELPVINIENIPATFGGALEHNIENSLAAVAVSYGIGIDTTIISKGLSEFHTDVTNNLGRFNVFEVADFKVIIDYGHNIAGYSRVLSGLKKMKINKLIGVIGVPGDRTDISILKVGELSGKSFDQVYIKEDKDLRDRKPGEVAELLRKGCMLGKLTDQQITIELDEKEALIKAMENAKAGDTIIVFYEDYQPLYDAIKDFKAKLTSDVINEIPAVVGKV